The DNA sequence TCTGTTCTGTTGCCTCATTGTTTTAGCAGTGAGGCGCACAGCTTAACGAAGTCCGACGAGGTCAGGATGCCGATCACCTTGTGATTGTCGTCGACCACAGGCAGGCAGCCCAGCTTGTTGTCGATGAAGTAATCCACCACGACCGCAAGTGGCTCGTCCAGCGTGACCCTCTGAAATTCCCTATCCATGATCTCGGCCACCGAGGTGCGCCGCTCCTGACGATCCAGCCCTTCGTTGCCGTAATGGGTCAGCATGCCCATGACGGTGCTGATCATCTTCTTGTGCGTCAGTATGCCCACCAGGGTGCCGTCGGCTTCGCTGATGACGGGCAGATGGCGCACGCCGCGGCTACTCATCAAGAGGTGGGCATCCTTGGTGGTGGCCTGATCGCTGATGCACACAGTGTCTGTGGTCATGATATCGCTGACTCTCATGGTCGACTCCTTCAACTATGGGGATGCCTTCATCATAACAGCTATTTACGCCGTGGTTGAAAAATGCACACAGGCAAGTGATGGGTACGACCTCTGCTTGGCGAAAAATGCTGTGACATGGCGATAAGCAAGCCTCTGTCGA is a window from the Shewanella loihica PV-4 genome containing:
- a CDS encoding CBS domain-containing protein, which gives rise to MRVSDIMTTDTVCISDQATTKDAHLLMSSRGVRHLPVISEADGTLVGILTHKKMISTVMGMLTHYGNEGLDRQERRTSVAEIMDREFQRVTLDEPLAVVVDYFIDNKLGCLPVVDDNHKVIGILTSSDFVKLCASLLKQ